A stretch of the Archangium violaceum genome encodes the following:
- a CDS encoding ArsR/SmtB family transcription factor codes for MMSAFEVVAEPNRRRILDLLREGRRPVGELVDRLGLTQPTVSKHLRVLKDARLVDVEQDAQRRLYRLCPEPLVELDDWLTPYRELWSRRLDALERHLDTMADEEPAPTRRSPAPRRKR; via the coding sequence ATGATGAGCGCGTTCGAAGTCGTGGCGGAGCCGAATCGCCGCCGCATCCTGGACCTCCTCCGCGAGGGGCGCCGCCCCGTTGGGGAGCTGGTGGACCGGCTCGGGCTGACGCAGCCCACCGTGTCCAAGCACCTGCGCGTGCTCAAGGATGCACGGCTGGTGGACGTGGAGCAGGACGCCCAGCGGCGGCTGTACCGCTTGTGTCCGGAGCCCCTGGTGGAGCTGGACGACTGGCTCACGCCCTACCGCGAGCTGTGGTCCCGGCGGCTCGACGCGCTGGAGCGCCACCTGGACACCATGGCGGACGAAGAGCCCGCCCCCACCCGCCGGAGCCCGGCCCCAAGGAGGAAGCGATGA
- a CDS encoding aldo/keto reductase, whose translation MNYRILGRTGVRVSPLCLGAMMFGQWGNQDHDDSIKIIHRALDAGINFIDTADIYSRGESEEIVGKALADGRRDKVILATKFHASMGDDPNQQGNSRRWIFQEVEASLRRLRTDWIDLYQVHRPSADTDIEETLGALSDLVTQGKVRYVGSSTFPASQIVEAQWTARERGLTRFVCEQPPYSLLVRGVEADVLPTCQRHGMGVIPWSPLAGGWLSGKWRKGEAPPSTPRAARMPARYDLSQPVNQRKLEAADALGRLADTAGMSLVHLAIAFVINHPAVTSAIIGPRTMEQLESQLGAADLELDSALLDRIDEIVAPGTNINPADAGWENPALAPAARRR comes from the coding sequence ATGAACTACCGCATCCTTGGACGGACCGGCGTCCGTGTGAGTCCGTTGTGCCTCGGGGCCATGATGTTCGGTCAGTGGGGCAACCAGGACCACGACGACAGCATCAAGATCATCCACCGGGCGCTCGACGCGGGGATCAACTTCATCGACACCGCGGATATCTACTCGCGGGGGGAGTCCGAGGAGATCGTCGGCAAGGCCCTGGCCGATGGCCGCCGCGACAAGGTGATTCTCGCCACCAAGTTCCATGCGTCCATGGGGGACGACCCCAACCAGCAGGGCAACTCCCGCCGGTGGATCTTCCAGGAGGTCGAGGCGTCCCTGCGCCGCCTGAGGACGGATTGGATCGACCTCTACCAGGTGCATCGGCCCTCGGCGGACACCGACATCGAGGAGACGCTCGGGGCGCTGAGCGACCTCGTCACCCAGGGCAAGGTGCGCTACGTGGGCTCCTCGACCTTCCCGGCGTCGCAGATCGTCGAGGCGCAATGGACCGCACGGGAGCGGGGCCTGACGCGCTTCGTCTGCGAACAACCGCCCTACTCCCTGCTCGTGCGAGGCGTGGAGGCGGACGTCCTGCCCACCTGCCAGCGTCACGGCATGGGAGTCATCCCCTGGAGTCCGCTCGCGGGCGGGTGGCTGTCCGGCAAGTGGCGCAAGGGCGAGGCGCCTCCCTCCACCCCGCGCGCCGCGCGCATGCCCGCCCGCTATGACCTGTCGCAGCCCGTCAATCAGCGCAAGCTCGAGGCGGCCGATGCGCTGGGCCGGCTGGCCGATACGGCGGGGATGTCGCTCGTCCACCTCGCCATCGCCTTCGTCATCAACCACCCGGCCGTGACCTCGGCCATCATCGGTCCCCGCACGATGGAGCAGCTGGAATCACAGCTCGGCGCCGCCGACCTCGAGCTGGACAGCGCGTTGCTGGACCGCATCGATGAGATCGTCGCGCCCGGGACGAACATCAACCCGGCCGACGCGGGGTGGGAGAACCCGGCGCTCGCCCCCGCCGCGCGCCGCCGCTGA
- a CDS encoding SH3 domain-containing protein: MDVRMAVLGGILSLAVGCSGASGDAVENAELKGADETVPAPEHALSGCVSAQARLETTAPLNLRQGPSTDAPILLTLPAGAELSLAAEPCPDNGFYKVRFGGFEGWAYGAWLGSGTLSSALSSANSRDDAIARARAGVGFSYWWGHGRFLPQGPSSSTRGSCAGSCPDCSHSGSYGGDCSGYAAKVWVVPSTNTDLTKDSHPYSTAVFNTAYHGWHNVQLGSIQKADALVYNSGGAGHIFIYEKGDPWGSMYAYECRGCADGCVYGLRRAGSAYKAISRDGIQSCSVGGAILTRYNELGGAGGVLGSCTTSEMTTPDGVGRYNHFQNGSIYWTQETGAWDVRGLIRAKWEALGWENGVLGYPTTGEMVTPDGVGRYNHFRKGGVLGSIYWTQETGAWEVHGVIRDKWAALGWEKSVLGYPITDEMKTPDGVGRYNHFRKGGVLGSIYWTPATGVHEVHGVIREKWAALGWENGVLGYPITDEMVTPDGVGRYNHFRKGNTEGSIYWTPATGVHAVHGVIREKWKALGWETGSLGYPVSDEYPVATGRESEFQKGFITYSSSTGAVSVRMK; encoded by the coding sequence ATGGATGTACGTATGGCCGTACTGGGGGGGATTCTGTCACTGGCCGTGGGGTGTAGTGGCGCGAGCGGCGATGCGGTGGAGAACGCCGAGCTGAAGGGGGCCGACGAGACGGTACCCGCCCCCGAGCATGCCTTGAGCGGCTGTGTCTCCGCGCAGGCGAGGCTGGAGACGACCGCCCCGCTGAACCTGCGTCAGGGCCCCTCCACCGATGCGCCCATCCTCCTCACGCTGCCCGCGGGCGCCGAGCTGTCCCTGGCCGCCGAGCCCTGCCCCGACAACGGCTTCTACAAGGTGCGCTTTGGTGGCTTCGAGGGTTGGGCCTATGGGGCCTGGCTCGGCTCGGGCACCCTGAGCAGCGCGCTCTCCTCGGCCAATTCCCGTGACGATGCCATCGCCCGCGCCAGGGCGGGTGTTGGCTTTTCCTATTGGTGGGGCCACGGCCGGTTCCTTCCCCAGGGGCCTTCCAGCAGCACCCGGGGCTCGTGCGCCGGGAGCTGCCCGGATTGCTCGCACTCGGGCTCCTACGGTGGCGACTGCTCCGGCTACGCCGCCAAGGTATGGGTGGTGCCTTCAACCAACACCGATCTCACCAAGGACTCCCACCCCTACAGCACCGCCGTCTTCAACACCGCGTACCACGGTTGGCACAACGTGCAGCTCGGCAGCATCCAGAAGGCCGATGCCCTGGTCTACAACAGTGGTGGCGCCGGCCACATCTTCATCTACGAGAAGGGAGACCCCTGGGGCAGCATGTATGCCTACGAGTGCCGCGGTTGCGCGGATGGCTGCGTCTATGGCCTGCGCAGGGCTGGCAGCGCCTACAAGGCGATCAGCCGTGACGGTATCCAGTCGTGCTCGGTGGGTGGGGCGATCCTGACGCGCTACAACGAGCTGGGTGGAGCCGGGGGCGTCCTGGGCTCGTGCACGACGAGTGAGATGACGACGCCGGACGGAGTGGGCCGCTACAACCACTTCCAGAATGGAAGCATCTACTGGACGCAGGAGACGGGGGCCTGGGACGTGCGTGGCCTCATCCGCGCGAAGTGGGAGGCATTGGGCTGGGAGAACGGAGTGCTGGGCTACCCGACGACGGGTGAGATGGTGACGCCGGACGGCGTGGGCCGCTACAACCACTTCCGCAAGGGTGGGGTGCTGGGCAGCATCTACTGGACGCAGGAGACGGGGGCCTGGGAGGTGCACGGCGTCATCCGCGACAAGTGGGCGGCGCTGGGCTGGGAGAAGAGTGTGCTGGGCTATCCGATCACGGACGAGATGAAGACGCCGGATGGCGTGGGCCGCTACAACCACTTCCGCAAGGGCGGGGTGCTGGGCAGCATCTACTGGACGCCAGCGACGGGGGTCCACGAGGTGCACGGCGTCATCCGTGAGAAGTGGGCGGCGCTGGGCTGGGAGAACGGAGTGCTGGGCTACCCGATCACGGACGAGATGGTGACGCCGGATGGCGTGGGCCGCTACAACCACTTCCGCAAGGGAAACACCGAGGGCAGCATCTACTGGACGCCAGCGACGGGGGTCCACGCGGTGCACGGCGTCATCCGTGAGAAGTGGAAGGCACTGGGCTGGGAGACCGGCTCGCTGGGCTACCCGGTGTCAGATGAGTACCCCGTCGCCACTGGCCGTGAGAGTGAATTCCAGAAGGGCTTCATCACCTACTCCTCCTCCACCGGTGCCGTGTCGGTCCGGATGAAGTAG
- a CDS encoding PH domain-containing protein — MFGKIAADALGLSDIGSVIAPTDYNKVDADDYVMHEDQEKIFFLIKSKSDEYCFTNKALIHLDGTSAASKKRTLRRYNYSAHPVSHVLLETAGNIDMDVEIKFSLGSKDFSIDVHKKHLEQVKDLYKALFRISELMLENEVALGHARASIEVASTTLGRGQAGSTPLVESFKELNQAAFAWLVGAQQKYVVKDFGSVFERYIKA; from the coding sequence ATGTTCGGAAAAATCGCCGCCGATGCCCTCGGCCTCAGCGACATCGGCTCGGTCATCGCCCCGACTGATTACAACAAGGTGGACGCCGACGACTACGTGATGCACGAGGACCAGGAGAAGATCTTCTTCCTGATCAAGTCCAAGTCCGACGAGTACTGCTTCACCAACAAGGCGCTCATCCACCTCGATGGCACCAGTGCGGCCAGCAAGAAGCGCACGCTGCGCCGCTACAACTACAGCGCCCACCCGGTCTCGCACGTGCTGCTCGAGACCGCCGGCAACATCGACATGGACGTGGAGATCAAGTTCAGCCTCGGCTCGAAGGACTTCTCCATCGACGTGCACAAGAAGCACCTCGAGCAGGTGAAGGACCTCTACAAGGCCCTGTTCCGCATTTCCGAGCTGATGCTGGAGAACGAAGTGGCGCTCGGCCACGCCAGGGCCAGCATCGAGGTCGCCTCCACCACCCTCGGTCGCGGTCAGGCGGGCTCCACGCCGCTCGTGGAGTCCTTCAAGGAGCTCAACCAGGCCGCCTTCGCGTGGCTCGTCGGCGCTCAGCAGAAATACGTCGTGAAGGATTTCGGCTCCGTGTTCGAGCGGTACATCAAGGCCTGA
- a CDS encoding N-acetylmuramoyl-L-alanine amidase has product MKNRPGMVVLAASLALAQACDTNEQQDASVLPTAAVDVKETETAAREDDSFDALFKEAGQDFDVPPALLKAISFVQTRYQMVEGAEEFEGRPAAYGLMALSGAQLEEGAKLAGVTVEQARTDARSNVRAAAALLSHRADALQIDRTQAAKWAPAVGEVSGIQDEEGRRSFVHNEVFRVARLGLGTLSKEWAASGEGLAVEELGQQTQALAGPDYAPAVWRPSPNYNSRPMAPRMVVIHTCESGYSGCWSWLTNSTSQVSAHYVVREDGGEISQLVRDGSRAWHIGATYQCGNNSNMECALNGKSSNDFTIGIEHGGYASQKTFPAAQIDASARLLCDMTRDHGIPRDRYHVVGHGQLQPYNRTDPGSNWPWADYLSRANAYCGTGCVITGSIKAKYDAVNGPVLLGACKAGELATPDGVGRYNHFERGSIYWTQALGAHVVMGSIRAKWEQLGWERSILGYPITDEMATPDGRGRYNHFQGGSIYWTQETGAWEVHGNIRAKWEQLGWERSALGYPTTGEMVTPDGRGRYNHFQGGSIYWTQETGAHAVSGSIHVKWSQLGWETVLGYPLTDEMKTPDGVGRYNHFQKGSIYWTPTTGAHEVRGAIRAKWEALGWETGPLGYPVSDEYAVTGGRESEFQKGFLTLNTATNTVSVRMK; this is encoded by the coding sequence ATGAAGAACAGGCCAGGAATGGTCGTGCTCGCCGCCTCGCTGGCATTGGCGCAGGCCTGCGACACGAACGAGCAGCAGGACGCATCCGTGCTCCCCACCGCCGCGGTGGACGTGAAGGAGACGGAGACCGCCGCACGCGAGGATGACTCCTTCGATGCGCTCTTCAAGGAGGCGGGCCAGGATTTCGACGTGCCGCCCGCGCTCCTCAAGGCCATCTCGTTCGTCCAGACGCGCTACCAGATGGTGGAGGGAGCCGAGGAGTTCGAGGGGCGCCCGGCCGCCTACGGGTTGATGGCGCTCTCGGGGGCGCAGCTCGAGGAGGGCGCGAAGCTGGCCGGCGTCACGGTGGAGCAGGCCAGGACCGACGCGCGCTCCAACGTCCGTGCGGCGGCGGCGCTGCTGTCGCACCGCGCGGATGCGCTCCAGATCGACCGCACGCAGGCGGCGAAGTGGGCGCCAGCGGTGGGTGAGGTGTCCGGCATCCAGGATGAGGAAGGCCGTCGCAGCTTCGTTCACAACGAGGTCTTCCGGGTGGCCCGTCTGGGATTGGGGACGCTCTCGAAGGAGTGGGCCGCGAGTGGAGAGGGTCTGGCCGTGGAGGAGCTGGGGCAGCAGACCCAGGCGCTCGCTGGTCCGGACTACGCACCGGCCGTGTGGCGGCCCTCGCCCAATTACAACAGCCGCCCAATGGCTCCGCGCATGGTGGTCATCCACACCTGTGAGAGCGGCTACTCGGGGTGCTGGAGCTGGCTGACCAACAGCACCTCGCAGGTGAGCGCGCACTACGTGGTGCGGGAGGACGGCGGGGAGATCAGCCAGCTGGTGCGGGATGGGAGCCGGGCCTGGCACATCGGTGCCACCTACCAGTGCGGCAACAACAGCAACATGGAGTGCGCGCTGAACGGGAAGAGCTCCAACGACTTCACCATCGGCATCGAGCACGGAGGGTATGCGTCGCAGAAGACGTTCCCGGCGGCGCAGATCGACGCCTCGGCCCGGCTGCTGTGCGACATGACGCGTGACCACGGGATTCCCCGTGACCGCTACCACGTGGTGGGGCACGGACAGCTGCAGCCCTACAACCGCACGGATCCCGGTTCCAACTGGCCGTGGGCGGACTACCTCAGCCGGGCCAACGCATACTGCGGCACCGGTTGCGTGATCACGGGGAGCATCAAGGCGAAGTACGACGCGGTGAACGGACCGGTGCTGCTGGGAGCGTGCAAGGCCGGAGAGCTGGCGACACCAGACGGAGTGGGGCGCTACAACCACTTCGAGCGGGGCAGCATCTACTGGACGCAGGCGTTGGGCGCGCACGTGGTGATGGGAAGCATCCGTGCGAAGTGGGAGCAGCTGGGGTGGGAGCGCAGCATCCTGGGCTACCCCATCACGGACGAGATGGCGACGCCGGATGGGCGAGGGCGCTACAACCACTTCCAGGGGGGAAGCATCTACTGGACGCAGGAGACGGGGGCCTGGGAGGTGCACGGAAACATCCGTGCGAAGTGGGAGCAGTTGGGGTGGGAGAGGTCGGCCCTGGGCTATCCGACGACAGGTGAAATGGTGACGCCGGACGGGCGAGGGCGCTACAACCACTTCCAGGGGGGGAGCATCTACTGGACGCAGGAGACGGGAGCGCACGCGGTGAGTGGCTCCATCCACGTGAAGTGGAGCCAGTTGGGGTGGGAGACGGTGTTGGGCTATCCGCTCACGGACGAGATGAAGACGCCGGATGGGGTGGGGCGCTACAACCACTTCCAGAAGGGAAGCATCTACTGGACGCCGACGACGGGAGCGCACGAGGTGCGTGGCGCCATCCGTGCGAAGTGGGAGGCATTGGGCTGGGAGACGGGCCCGCTGGGCTACCCGGTGTCCGACGAGTACGCCGTCACCGGTGGCCGCGAGAGCGAGTTCCAGAAGGGCTTCCTCACGCTCAACACCGCCACCAACACGGTGTCCGTGCGCATGAAGTAG
- a CDS encoding PD40 domain-containing protein has protein sequence MHRREFLFALPAAALLARQAFASAPEPTRKKGVMLMNRIGPSTSELFIANADGSGERKFLQTSGFDYHASWAPDGRTVLFTSERNGDGQSDIFCSRPDGTGIHPLVTGAPMDDAAVLSPDGTRLAFVSTREGYLANIWVLNLRTGRMLNLTGGKSTQGDLNGPHGFFRPSWSPDGKWLAFSSDRNTPWRGHDQGRGWEHTQELSIYVIRADGTGFRRVASKPEYCLGSPKWSPDGRRIVFYEITTEGTWGAHRPEWIGRVESQIVSIDVATGERIEHTTGPGLKLLPQFLSTQEIGYLIKGGPEEGLAYTSGRAAVRRALRSPNWSPDGRMVIYEKVGFTARPQNKSLYSWDKDWEYRHTDVFPILSRDGTLAITEKQLGNSSIVIMNPDGSNRRVVFDVEGKGLDPELVKKGLAGAFQPAWSPDSQWIAFGIGTWFQERRHGKATLMRVSRDGTFWEPLTDGTAHSGFPSYSADGRQIVFRVWGEDQKGLRILNLEDRGIRVLTTEYDNLPGWSPDGSRIVFTRKVDAVNFDIFTIRPDGTDLRRLTTHGANDGHAVWTADGRIMWSSGLYGFRDEAALYDNTFQPYGQIFIMNADGSDKRIITDSLWEDSMPLYLPRAR, from the coding sequence ATGCATCGTCGTGAGTTTCTTTTCGCCCTCCCGGCTGCGGCCCTGTTGGCCCGTCAAGCATTCGCCTCCGCGCCAGAGCCGACCCGGAAGAAGGGCGTCATGCTCATGAACCGGATCGGCCCGTCGACCTCGGAACTCTTCATCGCCAATGCCGACGGATCCGGCGAGCGCAAGTTCCTGCAAACCTCGGGCTTCGACTATCACGCCTCCTGGGCCCCGGATGGCAGAACGGTGCTCTTCACTTCCGAGCGCAACGGTGACGGCCAATCGGACATCTTCTGCAGCCGCCCGGACGGGACGGGCATCCATCCGTTGGTCACCGGCGCTCCGATGGACGATGCCGCGGTGCTTTCGCCTGACGGGACCCGCCTGGCGTTCGTTTCGACCCGCGAGGGCTACCTCGCGAATATCTGGGTGCTGAACCTCAGGACCGGGCGCATGCTCAATCTGACGGGGGGCAAGAGCACCCAAGGCGACCTGAATGGTCCGCACGGCTTCTTCCGGCCCTCCTGGTCCCCCGACGGGAAGTGGCTCGCCTTCTCCAGCGACCGCAACACGCCCTGGCGTGGCCATGACCAGGGCCGTGGCTGGGAACACACCCAGGAACTCAGCATCTACGTGATTCGCGCCGACGGCACGGGCTTCCGCCGCGTCGCTTCGAAGCCGGAATACTGCCTGGGCTCACCGAAATGGTCACCCGACGGTCGCCGGATCGTCTTCTACGAAATCACCACGGAAGGCACGTGGGGCGCGCATCGCCCCGAGTGGATCGGCCGGGTCGAATCGCAGATCGTCTCGATTGACGTTGCCACGGGCGAACGGATCGAACACACGACTGGCCCCGGCCTCAAGCTGCTCCCTCAGTTCCTGAGCACGCAAGAGATCGGCTATCTCATCAAGGGAGGCCCGGAGGAGGGGCTGGCCTACACGTCCGGCAGAGCCGCCGTCAGACGCGCGTTGCGGTCGCCCAACTGGTCGCCGGATGGCAGGATGGTCATCTACGAGAAGGTCGGTTTCACCGCGCGCCCGCAGAACAAATCGCTCTACAGCTGGGACAAGGACTGGGAATACCGCCACACCGACGTGTTCCCGATCCTTTCGCGCGACGGCACGTTGGCGATCACCGAAAAGCAGCTCGGCAATTCCTCGATCGTGATCATGAATCCGGACGGCTCCAACCGCCGGGTCGTGTTCGACGTCGAAGGCAAGGGCCTCGACCCGGAGCTGGTGAAGAAGGGGCTCGCCGGAGCCTTCCAGCCGGCCTGGTCGCCGGACAGCCAGTGGATCGCGTTCGGCATCGGCACCTGGTTCCAGGAGCGCCGTCACGGCAAGGCGACGCTGATGCGCGTGAGCCGGGACGGCACGTTCTGGGAGCCGCTCACCGACGGCACGGCGCATTCGGGTTTTCCAAGCTACTCGGCCGACGGCAGGCAGATCGTGTTCCGCGTTTGGGGCGAGGACCAGAAGGGCCTGCGTATCCTCAATCTGGAGGACCGCGGCATTCGGGTGCTGACCACCGAGTACGACAACCTGCCGGGATGGTCGCCCGATGGCAGCCGCATCGTGTTCACGCGCAAGGTGGATGCCGTGAACTTCGACATCTTCACGATCCGGCCCGACGGAACCGACCTTCGGCGGCTCACGACGCATGGCGCCAATGACGGCCACGCCGTCTGGACCGCGGACGGAAGAATCATGTGGAGCAGCGGCCTGTACGGCTTCCGCGACGAGGCCGCGCTCTACGACAATACCTTCCAGCCCTATGGCCAGATCTTCATCATGAACGCGGACGGCAGCGACAAGCGCATCATCACCGACAGCCTCTGGGAGGATTCCATGCCGCTCTACCTCCCAAGGGCACGCTGA
- a CDS encoding DUF3500 domain-containing protein translates to MQRLSVKWLCLGVSCSILALGACNGDSDPGTGDPGTGDGGTTTEDCSTATTHIEQVVCASNAFLSTLTEAQKASVLYAWTDQVAKTYWSNLPGVTRNGLKWGTLSAESKEAALTLAALVLTPEGYADMTGVFAADDYLDSLGGGTGGDGGFGGPPPGSDGGFGGPPPGADGGMGGPPGGGGGGIALDYSSDNYIIAFIGTPSSTGSWMLQIGGHHMAYNVTYLNGTGYPTPNHIGAEPKTAFTLNGETYAPVADEGDAMVALYNSLSTEQLDAAYLSGTFSDVVLGPVEFGTGSYSKVVFPAQAGVLVSTLSESQQALVTAAIKKWVSDFAPAVSEPLVAAYTSPDAYAHTYVAWGGTKSAGVNVDVSGTYMRIDGPRVWIEVACQGGAVIRNQTHYHTIYRDKQTDYGNQLTP, encoded by the coding sequence ATGCAACGACTTTCCGTCAAATGGCTGTGTCTCGGTGTGAGTTGTTCCATCCTGGCGCTCGGCGCTTGCAACGGAGACTCGGACCCGGGAACCGGGGACCCCGGCACGGGTGATGGAGGGACCACCACGGAGGACTGCTCGACCGCCACGACGCACATCGAGCAGGTGGTCTGCGCGTCCAATGCCTTCCTCTCCACGCTGACGGAGGCCCAGAAGGCCTCGGTCCTCTACGCCTGGACGGACCAGGTGGCGAAGACGTACTGGTCCAACCTGCCCGGCGTCACGCGCAATGGCCTGAAGTGGGGCACGCTGAGCGCCGAGAGCAAGGAGGCCGCGCTGACGCTCGCCGCCCTGGTCCTCACCCCCGAGGGGTACGCGGACATGACGGGCGTGTTCGCGGCGGATGACTACCTCGACTCGCTGGGCGGTGGCACCGGCGGCGATGGTGGCTTCGGCGGCCCGCCTCCCGGGAGCGATGGTGGCTTCGGCGGCCCTCCGCCTGGCGCTGACGGGGGCATGGGCGGTCCTCCCGGTGGAGGGGGCGGCGGTATCGCGCTCGACTACTCGTCGGACAACTACATCATCGCGTTCATCGGGACGCCGTCCTCGACGGGGAGCTGGATGCTCCAGATTGGCGGCCACCACATGGCCTACAACGTGACGTACCTCAACGGCACGGGCTACCCGACGCCCAACCACATCGGCGCCGAGCCCAAGACGGCCTTCACCCTCAACGGCGAAACCTACGCGCCGGTCGCCGACGAGGGCGACGCGATGGTTGCCCTCTACAACTCCCTGAGCACCGAGCAGCTCGACGCCGCCTACCTGTCGGGGACCTTCTCCGATGTCGTGCTCGGGCCCGTGGAGTTCGGGACCGGCAGCTATTCGAAGGTCGTCTTCCCGGCCCAGGCCGGCGTGCTCGTTTCCACGCTTTCCGAGAGCCAGCAGGCACTGGTGACGGCGGCCATCAAGAAGTGGGTGAGCGACTTCGCGCCCGCGGTCTCCGAGCCGCTCGTGGCGGCGTACACCTCACCGGACGCCTACGCCCACACCTACGTGGCCTGGGGCGGCACGAAGTCCGCGGGCGTCAACGTGGACGTCAGCGGCACGTACATGCGCATCGACGGGCCCCGCGTCTGGATCGAGGTGGCGTGCCAGGGGGGCGCCGTCATCAGGAATCAGACGCACTACCACACCATCTACCGTGACAAGCAGACGGACTACGGGAACCAGCTGACCCCATGA
- a CDS encoding HupE/UreJ family protein, translating into MKGWAWTLGLAVLLSGGAARAHLARNTAVLLDIGERSVEAELQMPLDQLALALTQSFDAVPADVIRERAAELPAYVREHLKASTPDGRPFEVEVGTVGVQRVEDGDCLVAHVTLRAPPGASARAFTLTDTLVLHQVMNHRALVSVRRDFHTGLFGESQEVVGVASAQMPSLLIDRTHGSWWTGFRAVFRLGLRHIAEGTDHLLFLLVLLLPAPLLAHGGRWREPDRLGASLARVLGVVTAFTVGHSLTLAAAAVGVLRLPSQPVEVLIAVSILVSAVHAVRPLFPGREHLVAAGFGLVHGLAFATVLAGMGFDSGALAMSILGFNLGIETMQAAVVLLVLPWLLLWSRAPGFTVLRIGGAAVGGAAACGWVLKRALDVSTPLGPWAEAASGHAWVGLVVLAAVALAMSRRGRRAALG; encoded by the coding sequence ATGAAGGGTTGGGCATGGACGCTGGGCCTCGCCGTGCTCCTGTCGGGGGGGGCCGCCCGCGCGCACCTCGCGCGCAACACGGCCGTGCTCCTCGACATCGGGGAGCGCTCCGTGGAGGCCGAGCTCCAGATGCCCCTGGACCAGCTCGCGCTCGCGCTGACGCAGTCGTTCGACGCGGTGCCCGCCGACGTCATCCGCGAGCGGGCCGCGGAGCTTCCGGCCTACGTCCGGGAGCACCTGAAGGCGAGCACGCCCGACGGCCGGCCCTTCGAGGTCGAGGTCGGCACCGTGGGCGTGCAGCGCGTGGAGGATGGGGACTGCCTCGTGGCGCATGTCACGCTGCGGGCGCCTCCGGGAGCCTCGGCGCGCGCCTTCACGCTCACCGACACGCTGGTGCTGCACCAGGTGATGAACCACCGGGCCCTCGTGTCGGTGCGGCGCGACTTCCACACCGGCCTCTTCGGTGAGAGCCAGGAGGTGGTGGGCGTGGCGAGCGCGCAGATGCCGTCGCTCCTCATCGACCGGACGCACGGCTCGTGGTGGACGGGCTTCCGGGCCGTCTTCCGCCTCGGCCTGCGCCACATCGCCGAGGGGACGGATCACCTGCTGTTCCTGCTCGTGCTGCTGCTACCCGCGCCGCTGCTCGCGCATGGGGGCCGGTGGCGGGAGCCGGACCGGCTGGGCGCGAGCCTCGCGCGCGTCCTCGGCGTGGTGACGGCCTTCACCGTGGGCCACTCGCTCACGCTGGCCGCCGCCGCCGTGGGGGTGCTGCGTCTGCCGAGCCAGCCCGTGGAGGTGCTCATCGCGGTGAGCATCCTCGTGTCCGCCGTGCACGCGGTACGTCCGCTCTTCCCGGGCCGGGAGCACCTCGTGGCGGCCGGGTTCGGGCTCGTGCACGGGCTCGCGTTCGCCACGGTGCTCGCGGGCATGGGGTTCGACTCGGGCGCGCTGGCGATGAGCATCCTGGGCTTCAACCTGGGCATCGAGACCATGCAGGCCGCGGTGGTGCTGCTCGTCCTGCCCTGGCTCCTGCTGTGGAGCCGTGCGCCCGGCTTCACCGTGCTGCGCATCGGCGGCGCGGCCGTGGGAGGCGCCGCCGCGTGCGGCTGGGTGCTCAAGCGGGCGCTGGATGTGAGCACGCCGCTCGGGCCGTGGGCCGAGGCCGCCTCGGGGCATGCCTGGGTGGGGCTCGTCGTCCTCGCGGCCGTGGCGCTGGCGATGTCCAGGCGCGGCCGGAGGGCGGCCCTCGGGTAG